In a genomic window of Allomeiothermus silvanus DSM 9946:
- the tuf gene encoding elongation factor Tu: MAKGVFERTKPHVNVGTIGHVDHGKTTLTAAITFVAAAANPSIEVQAYDQIDKAPEEKARGITINTAHVEYETEKRHYSHVDCPGHADYVKNMITGAAQMDGAILVVSAADGPMPQTREHILLARQVGVPYIVVFLNKVDMVDDAELLDLVEMEVRDLLSQYEFPGDDTPIIRGSALKALEHMQAHPKTQRGENEWVDRIWELLDAIDAYIPTPQRDVDKPFLMPVEDVFTITGRGTVATGRIERGKIKVGEEVEIVGLTDTKKTVVTGVEMHRKTLNEGIAGDNVGLLLRGVSREEVERGQVLAKPGSITPHTKFEASVYVLKKEEGGRHTGFFTGYRPQFYFRTTDVTGDVTLPAGVEMVMPGDNITFTVQLIKPIALEEGLRFAIREGGRTVGAGVVTKILE; the protein is encoded by the coding sequence ATGGCGAAGGGCGTATTTGAGAGGACGAAGCCACACGTGAACGTAGGGACGATTGGTCACGTGGACCACGGGAAGACCACGCTAACGGCGGCGATCACGTTTGTAGCGGCGGCGGCGAACCCCAGCATCGAGGTACAGGCGTACGACCAGATCGACAAGGCGCCGGAGGAGAAGGCGCGGGGGATCACGATCAACACGGCGCACGTGGAGTACGAGACGGAGAAGCGGCACTATTCACACGTGGACTGTCCTGGGCACGCGGATTATGTGAAGAACATGATCACGGGTGCGGCACAGATGGACGGGGCGATATTGGTGGTATCGGCGGCGGACGGACCGATGCCGCAGACCCGGGAACATATATTGCTGGCACGGCAGGTAGGGGTGCCGTACATCGTGGTGTTCCTGAACAAGGTGGACATGGTGGACGACGCCGAGCTGTTGGACTTGGTGGAGATGGAGGTGCGGGATCTGCTGTCGCAGTATGAATTTCCCGGGGACGATACGCCGATCATCCGGGGTTCAGCGCTGAAGGCGTTGGAACATATGCAGGCCCATCCCAAGACGCAGCGCGGGGAGAACGAGTGGGTGGATCGGATCTGGGAGTTGCTGGATGCGATCGACGCGTACATACCCACGCCGCAGCGGGATGTGGATAAGCCGTTCCTGATGCCGGTGGAGGATGTTTTCACGATCACCGGGCGGGGAACGGTAGCGACGGGGAGGATCGAGCGGGGGAAGATCAAGGTAGGGGAGGAAGTGGAGATTGTGGGCCTGACCGACACCAAGAAGACGGTGGTGACGGGGGTGGAGATGCACCGCAAGACCCTGAACGAGGGGATAGCGGGGGACAACGTAGGGCTGCTGCTGCGTGGGGTGAGCCGGGAAGAGGTGGAGCGGGGGCAGGTGCTGGCGAAGCCTGGGAGCATCACCCCGCACACCAAGTTTGAGGCGTCGGTGTACGTGCTGAAGAAGGAGGAAGGGGGACGGCACACGGGGTTTTTCACGGGGTACCGTCCGCAGTTTTACTTCCGCACCACCGACGTGACGGGGGATGTGACGCTGCCGGCGGGGGTGGAGATGGTGATGCCGGGGGATAACATCACCTTCACCGTGCAGCTGATCAAACCCATTGCCCTGGAGGAAGGTCTGCGCTTCGCGATCCGTGAAGGTGGACGTACCGTCGGCGCTGGCGTCGTGACCAAAATCTTGGAGTAG
- a CDS encoding nucleotidyltransferase family protein, producing the protein MGENQGRLAAVVLAAGESRRMGQNKMLLPLGQESVVCRAVRQVLEADFDAVWVVVGRDAERVKAELEGLPVFIVENPRYPEGLGTSFRAAVEALPTDVEAAMFTLADQVFLTPELYRSILEAYRASRPALVVSRFGEVQAPPHLFHRALFPALGQNPSQGSKGVLQQYAAERVEVPMPESALFDLDTPEDYREALKRLAALP; encoded by the coding sequence ATGGGCGAAAACCAAGGTCGGTTGGCCGCGGTGGTGCTCGCAGCAGGAGAAAGCCGCCGCATGGGCCAGAACAAGATGCTGCTGCCATTGGGCCAAGAAAGCGTGGTATGTCGTGCGGTACGGCAGGTGCTCGAGGCCGATTTCGATGCGGTATGGGTGGTGGTGGGGCGGGATGCCGAGCGGGTGAAAGCAGAACTCGAGGGCCTGCCCGTATTCATCGTCGAGAACCCCCGCTACCCAGAAGGCCTGGGGACCTCTTTCCGTGCTGCTGTAGAGGCCCTCCCCACGGACGTGGAGGCGGCCATGTTCACCCTGGCCGATCAGGTGTTTCTCACCCCCGAACTCTACCGAAGCATACTCGAGGCCTACCGCGCCAGCAGGCCCGCGCTGGTGGTCTCCCGCTTTGGGGAAGTGCAGGCCCCGCCCCACCTATTCCACCGCGCGCTTTTCCCGGCGTTAGGGCAAAACCCCAGCCAAGGGAGCAAGGGGGTATTGCAGCAGTACGCCGCGGAAAGGGTGGAGGTGCCGATGCCCGAGTCTGCCCTGTTCGATCTAGACACCCCGGAGGACTACCGCGAGGCCCTGAAACGCTTGGCCGCTCTGCCCTGA
- a CDS encoding FAD binding domain-containing protein has product MYTAPFTYQRASSLQEAIQMLQQNPDAKLLAGGHSLIPAMKLRLAQPSMLIDISKVAELKSIHLEGNTLVIGAAATYYEIASNDQVKQAAPILADVIQHIGDPMVRHKGTLGGSLAHADPAADLPAAVLALEAKMKIQGPGGSRVVDAADFFQGMFTTAVGPGEILTEIHIPANAGKQAYEKFPHPASRYPVVGVAVVVGANGVRAALTGAGERAMRLPKLEQALAGKPLTAEAIEAACQGIVSPQELMGDHLHSAEYRAHLVDVLAKKALMRLI; this is encoded by the coding sequence ATGTACACCGCTCCTTTTACCTACCAAAGGGCCTCGAGCCTACAAGAAGCCATCCAGATGTTGCAGCAAAACCCCGATGCCAAGCTCTTAGCGGGGGGGCACTCGCTCATTCCCGCCATGAAGCTGCGCCTGGCCCAGCCCTCTATGCTCATCGACATCTCTAAGGTGGCCGAGTTGAAGAGCATTCACCTGGAGGGAAACACCCTGGTGATCGGGGCCGCCGCCACCTACTACGAGATCGCCAGCAATGACCAGGTTAAACAGGCCGCTCCCATCCTGGCCGATGTCATCCAGCACATCGGCGACCCCATGGTGCGCCACAAAGGCACCCTGGGTGGCTCGCTGGCCCACGCCGACCCTGCCGCCGACCTTCCGGCAGCAGTGCTCGCGCTGGAGGCCAAGATGAAGATTCAGGGGCCCGGCGGGAGCCGTGTGGTAGATGCGGCTGACTTCTTCCAGGGGATGTTCACCACCGCCGTGGGACCGGGCGAAATCCTCACCGAAATCCACATCCCGGCCAACGCGGGCAAGCAGGCTTACGAGAAGTTCCCCCACCCGGCCTCGCGCTACCCGGTGGTGGGGGTGGCGGTGGTGGTCGGGGCGAATGGGGTACGGGCCGCCCTCACCGGGGCGGGCGAGCGGGCCATGCGGCTTCCCAAGCTCGAGCAGGCCCTGGCCGGAAAACCCCTCACCGCTGAGGCCATCGAGGCCGCCTGTCAGGGCATCGTGAGCCCACAGGAGCTGATGGGCGACCACCTCCACTCCGCTGAGTACCGCGCCCATCTCGTGGACGTGCTGGCCAAAAAAGCCCTGATGCGGCTAATTTAG
- a CDS encoding vWA domain-containing protein, with translation MSTEPAFSGGQLLSHAVGFVRELRSEGMVVTPGQTTLFAQALAEVSIFDPQIFYHTARSTLVTRHEDYPKFEGAFWKFWQKLGLERFPGELLQPTPLPPHKEQKPRPGEVGREGKKSSQGQGPPVRVVDRALTYSEQEVLRQKRFDQMSEAELEAARRLLSGFEWRISERPTRRLRPAPAGSYLDLRRSFRQALRHQGEFLRLERRKRKTKPRPLVLIADVSGSMERYSRMLLHFLHAFALAQTRHGVRTVEAFVFGTRLTRITRSLKKRSVDAALAEVGRTVKDWSGGTRIGSSLHQFNRIWAKRVLGQGAVVLLISDGWDQGEPELLAFEMERLQKSCHRLIWLNPLLGTPGYQPLTRGLQAALPFTDDFLPVHNLASLEGLAKALESLSLRPATRRSGMAG, from the coding sequence ATGTCAACTGAGCCAGCTTTTTCCGGTGGACAACTCCTCTCCCACGCAGTCGGCTTCGTGCGCGAACTGCGCAGCGAGGGGATGGTCGTGACCCCGGGGCAAACCACCCTCTTCGCCCAAGCTCTGGCCGAAGTTTCCATTTTCGACCCCCAGATCTTTTATCACACCGCCCGCAGCACGCTCGTCACCCGACACGAGGACTATCCTAAGTTCGAGGGGGCTTTCTGGAAGTTTTGGCAAAAACTGGGCCTCGAGCGCTTTCCTGGAGAACTGCTGCAACCCACCCCCCTTCCCCCCCACAAGGAACAAAAACCCCGACCCGGCGAAGTCGGGCGCGAAGGGAAGAAGTCCAGCCAGGGCCAAGGCCCGCCGGTGCGTGTTGTTGACCGGGCGCTCACCTACAGCGAACAAGAGGTCTTACGGCAGAAGCGCTTCGATCAGATGAGCGAAGCCGAGCTCGAGGCCGCCCGCCGTTTGCTTTCGGGCTTCGAATGGCGCATTTCCGAGCGCCCTACCCGCCGCCTTCGCCCTGCCCCGGCAGGGAGCTACCTCGATTTGCGCAGGAGTTTCCGCCAGGCCCTCAGACACCAGGGTGAGTTTTTACGGCTCGAGCGGCGAAAACGCAAGACCAAACCGCGCCCCTTGGTCCTGATTGCGGATGTCTCGGGCTCGATGGAGCGCTACTCCCGGATGCTGCTGCACTTCCTACACGCCTTCGCTCTGGCCCAGACCCGCCATGGAGTGCGCACCGTGGAGGCCTTCGTCTTTGGCACCCGGCTCACCCGCATCACCCGTTCGCTGAAAAAGCGCAGCGTGGACGCAGCCTTGGCGGAGGTGGGTAGAACGGTCAAGGATTGGTCGGGGGGAACCCGCATCGGCAGTAGTCTGCACCAGTTCAACCGCATCTGGGCCAAGCGGGTGCTGGGGCAGGGGGCAGTGGTGCTGTTGATCTCGGATGGGTGGGACCAAGGCGAGCCGGAGCTGCTAGCCTTCGAGATGGAGCGGCTTCAAAAATCGTGCCACCGCCTGATCTGGCTCAACCCTCTGCTGGGTACCCCCGGCTACCAGCCCCTCACGCGGGGATTACAGGCCGCTCTCCCCTTCACCGACGACTTCCTGCCGGTGCACAACCTAGCGAGCCTGGAGGGGTTAGCCAAAGCGCTCGAGTCCCTGTCGCTTCGCCCGGCCACCCGGCGCTCAGGGATGGCAGGGTAG
- a CDS encoding AAA family ATPase has translation MIPTSIEETQKALEAHHYITEKGLAVSVFLALKLGRPLLLEGEPGVGKTEIVKVLADMLQTRLIRLQCYEGLDINNAVYEWDYARQMMQIRLLEASGERDQSKVRHEVFSSEFLLERPLLQALKSVNGKPPVLLIDELDRADEEFEAFLLEFLSDWQITIPEVGTVKAEKPPVVVITSNRTREIHDALKRRCLYFWIDYPDFQKEYRIVREKVPGVPEKLAAQVVAFVQELRKEDLYKAPGVAETLDWASSLMALDAVRLEPALVEETLGVLLKYQDDVVRAKNAAQDLLARAQMPTLL, from the coding sequence ATGATTCCCACTTCCATCGAGGAAACCCAAAAGGCCCTCGAGGCCCACCACTACATCACCGAAAAGGGCTTGGCGGTTTCGGTGTTTTTAGCCCTCAAGCTGGGGCGCCCGCTGCTCCTGGAGGGCGAGCCTGGGGTGGGCAAGACCGAGATCGTCAAGGTCTTGGCCGATATGCTCCAAACCCGGCTGATCCGGCTCCAGTGCTACGAGGGGCTAGATATCAACAATGCCGTCTACGAATGGGATTATGCCCGCCAGATGATGCAGATACGACTCTTGGAGGCCAGCGGCGAGCGCGACCAAAGCAAGGTGCGCCACGAAGTCTTCAGCTCCGAGTTCCTGCTCGAGCGCCCCCTCCTGCAAGCCCTCAAGAGCGTAAATGGTAAACCCCCGGTACTCCTCATTGACGAACTCGATCGGGCCGACGAGGAGTTCGAGGCGTTTCTGCTCGAGTTCCTCTCCGACTGGCAGATCACCATCCCCGAGGTGGGTACAGTGAAAGCCGAAAAACCCCCGGTGGTGGTCATCACCTCGAACCGGACACGGGAAATCCACGACGCACTCAAGCGGCGCTGCCTCTACTTCTGGATCGACTACCCGGATTTTCAGAAGGAGTACCGCATCGTACGGGAGAAGGTTCCCGGCGTGCCGGAGAAGCTCGCCGCGCAGGTGGTGGCCTTCGTGCAGGAGTTACGCAAAGAAGACCTCTACAAGGCCCCCGGGGTGGCCGAGACCTTGGACTGGGCTTCCTCGCTGATGGCCCTGGATGCGGTACGGCTCGAGCCGGCCCTGGTCGAGGAGACTTTGGGCGTCCTCCTCAAATACCAAGACGACGTGGTGCGGGCCAAGAACGCCGCCCAAGATTTGCTGGCCAGAGCCCAGATGCCAACCCTTCTCTAA
- the secE gene encoding preprotein translocase subunit SecE, which produces MAEKSELTPRRSFPQRVVNYFRESRAELSRVTWPTRQEIVQSTEVILLVTVFFMVVLGLYDLVFRNLISFISR; this is translated from the coding sequence ATGGCCGAGAAGAGCGAGCTCACCCCCCGGCGGAGCTTCCCCCAGCGCGTGGTGAACTACTTCCGCGAGTCGCGGGCCGAGCTTTCCCGGGTCACCTGGCCTACCCGTCAGGAGATCGTCCAGTCCACCGAGGTCATCCTGCTGGTGACGGTTTTTTTCATGGTGGTGCTGGGTCTTTACGATCTGGTGTTCCGAAACCTGATCAGCTTCATCAGCAGGTAA
- a CDS encoding xanthine dehydrogenase family protein molybdopterin-binding subunit: MADKMMGKAMKRVEDPRFITGSGNYTDDMQLPGMVHAAMVRSPYAHANIKAIRTEAAQAVPGVLAVITGQEMKDAGINGIPTGWLHPGIKLPPHYAITPDKVRHMGEIVAAVIAETRQIAEDAAALVEVDYEPLEAVTIGSKALAPGAPQVHAEAPGNVCFTWSIGNKDEVDALFAQAHKTVRLEIRNNRLVPNAMEPRASLAQYHKASGEYTLWTTSQNPHIHRLLIAAFILGIPEHKLRVISPDVGGGFGSKIYQYPEEIIVLYASKKLNRPVKWTARRSESFVTDSHGRDHETVAEMAVDTEGRITALRVDTIANMGAYLTTFAPAVPTYLYGTLLAGCYKTQKIYCHVTAPFTNTVPVDAYRGAGRPEATYLIERLVDTMAHELGMDPAEFRRKNFIQPDEFPYQTPVALIYDSGNYEAALDKALEMANYKALRQKQEELRKQGRYIGIGVVSYLEACGLAPSALVGSLGAQAGQWESALVRVMPTGKVEVFTGTHSHGQGHETAFAQVVADELQIPVEDVVLIHGDTGRMPYGWGSYGSRSAPTGLSAIVMASRKITDKAKKIAAHLLEAAPEDIEHVDGQFRVKGVPDRSKSFFDIALMAHLAHNYPADLEPGLEATHFYDPKNFVFPFGTHIAVVEVDPDTGKVKLQSYTCVDDCGPLINPMIAEGQVHGGIAQGLGQALLEEAVYDESGNLATANFLEYALPRADDLVQINVGHTVTPCPHNPLGIKGIGEAGTIASTAAVANAVIDALRPFGVVHLDMPYTPEKVWRAIQAGRRMPQAAD; this comes from the coding sequence ATGGCTGACAAGATGATGGGCAAGGCGATGAAGCGGGTCGAGGACCCCCGGTTCATCACCGGGAGCGGGAACTACACCGACGATATGCAGCTCCCCGGCATGGTGCACGCCGCGATGGTGCGCTCACCCTATGCCCACGCCAACATCAAGGCGATTCGCACCGAGGCGGCCCAGGCGGTGCCGGGCGTGCTGGCGGTGATCACCGGGCAGGAGATGAAAGACGCCGGAATAAACGGCATCCCCACCGGATGGCTGCACCCTGGAATCAAGCTGCCGCCGCACTACGCCATCACCCCCGATAAAGTGCGGCATATGGGCGAGATCGTGGCGGCGGTGATCGCCGAGACCCGCCAGATCGCCGAGGACGCGGCGGCTTTGGTCGAGGTGGACTACGAGCCTTTGGAAGCGGTAACCATCGGGAGCAAGGCGCTCGCGCCCGGCGCTCCCCAAGTCCACGCCGAGGCCCCCGGCAATGTCTGCTTCACCTGGAGCATCGGCAACAAGGACGAAGTGGATGCTCTGTTTGCACAGGCCCACAAGACCGTCCGGCTCGAGATCCGCAACAACCGCCTGGTACCAAACGCCATGGAGCCCCGTGCCTCGCTGGCCCAGTACCACAAGGCTTCCGGTGAGTACACCCTCTGGACTACCTCGCAAAACCCCCACATCCACCGTCTGTTGATTGCCGCCTTCATCCTGGGTATCCCCGAACACAAGCTGCGGGTAATCTCCCCCGACGTGGGCGGCGGCTTCGGTTCGAAGATCTACCAGTACCCCGAGGAAATCATCGTCCTGTACGCTTCCAAAAAACTGAACCGGCCAGTAAAGTGGACCGCCCGCCGCTCAGAGAGCTTCGTTACCGACTCCCATGGGCGCGACCACGAAACCGTAGCCGAGATGGCGGTGGACACAGAGGGCAGGATCACCGCCTTGCGGGTAGATACCATCGCTAACATGGGGGCTTACCTCACCACCTTCGCCCCCGCCGTGCCCACCTACCTCTACGGCACGCTCCTGGCGGGCTGCTACAAAACCCAGAAAATCTACTGCCACGTCACCGCACCGTTTACTAATACCGTGCCGGTGGACGCTTACCGCGGAGCAGGCCGCCCTGAGGCTACCTACCTGATCGAGCGGCTGGTAGACACCATGGCCCACGAGCTAGGGATGGACCCCGCCGAGTTCCGCCGCAAGAACTTCATCCAACCCGACGAGTTCCCCTATCAGACCCCAGTGGCGCTCATCTACGATTCGGGCAACTACGAGGCCGCCCTCGACAAAGCCCTGGAGATGGCAAACTACAAAGCCCTCCGCCAGAAACAAGAAGAGCTGCGCAAGCAAGGCCGCTACATCGGGATCGGGGTAGTCAGCTATCTCGAGGCCTGCGGGTTGGCCCCCTCGGCCCTGGTAGGGAGCCTGGGGGCTCAGGCCGGGCAGTGGGAGAGCGCTTTGGTGCGGGTGATGCCCACCGGCAAGGTGGAGGTCTTCACCGGAACCCACAGCCACGGGCAAGGCCACGAGACGGCTTTTGCCCAGGTGGTAGCCGACGAGCTGCAAATTCCGGTGGAGGATGTGGTGCTGATCCACGGCGACACCGGGCGGATGCCCTACGGATGGGGCTCGTATGGCTCACGTTCGGCCCCTACCGGCCTATCGGCGATCGTGATGGCCAGCCGCAAGATCACCGACAAGGCTAAGAAGATCGCCGCCCATCTCCTAGAAGCCGCCCCGGAGGACATTGAGCACGTGGACGGGCAATTTAGGGTAAAGGGCGTGCCCGACCGCTCCAAGAGCTTCTTCGATATCGCGCTGATGGCCCATCTGGCCCACAATTATCCGGCTGACCTGGAGCCAGGTTTGGAGGCCACCCATTTCTACGACCCCAAGAACTTCGTCTTCCCCTTCGGCACCCACATCGCGGTGGTGGAGGTGGACCCCGACACCGGCAAGGTCAAGCTGCAAAGCTACACCTGCGTGGACGACTGCGGCCCCCTCATCAACCCGATGATCGCCGAGGGCCAGGTCCACGGGGGCATCGCCCAAGGCCTGGGTCAGGCCCTCCTCGAAGAAGCCGTCTACGACGAGAGCGGCAACCTGGCCACGGCCAACTTCCTCGAATACGCCCTGCCCCGCGCCGACGACCTAGTGCAGATCAACGTGGGCCACACCGTCACTCCCTGCCCCCATAACCCCTTGGGCATCAAGGGCATCGGCGAGGCCGGGACCATCGCCTCTACGGCGGCGGTGGCGAACGCGGTGATCGACGCCTTGCGCCCGTTTGGCGTGGTCCACCTGGACATGCCTTACACCCCCGAAAAGGTCTGGCGGGCCATTCAGGCCGGGCGGCGGATGCCGCAAGCGGCGGATTGA
- a CDS encoding (2Fe-2S)-binding protein → MAEKVKIRVRVNGVEHTSEVEPRQLLVYYLRETLGLTGTHVGCDTSQCGACVVHVDGQAVKSCTMFAVQADGATITTIEGLGELGRLHPVQEGFWEMHGLQCGFCTPGMIMAAADLLNKNPHPSEEEIRHALEGNLCRCTGYHNIVRAVQYAAQKMQAGVAADD, encoded by the coding sequence ATGGCAGAAAAGGTCAAGATCCGCGTACGCGTCAACGGGGTTGAGCACACTAGCGAGGTCGAACCCCGGCAGCTTTTAGTCTATTACCTGCGGGAGACGTTGGGCCTTACCGGAACCCACGTGGGCTGCGACACCAGCCAGTGTGGGGCCTGTGTAGTACACGTAGACGGCCAGGCGGTGAAGTCTTGCACGATGTTTGCTGTACAGGCGGATGGCGCTACGATCACCACCATCGAAGGGTTGGGGGAGTTAGGGCGGCTGCATCCGGTTCAGGAGGGGTTCTGGGAGATGCACGGTCTGCAATGCGGCTTTTGCACGCCGGGGATGATCATGGCCGCGGCCGATCTGCTTAACAAAAACCCCCACCCCTCTGAGGAGGAGATTCGCCACGCCCTCGAGGGTAACCTCTGCCGCTGCACCGGCTACCACAACATCGTGCGGGCGGTGCAGTACGCCGCGCAGAAGATGCAAGCGGGTGTGGCGGCGGATGACTGA
- a CDS encoding SRPBCC family protein translates to MKLTYSGQETIPLPLSQVWEFINDPHKIASCLPDVQAVEVHDPTHMDVTARVGIGPVRGNFKFKIELQPDPANHRMGVKISGGGLGSVVDLTAHADLKEQGSNTLLDWSGEAVVRGPVATVGGRVLDAQAQKLISQTFANVKTVAVESASRTT, encoded by the coding sequence ATGAAACTAACCTACAGCGGCCAAGAGACCATCCCCCTGCCCCTAAGCCAGGTCTGGGAGTTTATCAACGACCCCCACAAGATTGCCTCCTGCTTGCCCGATGTGCAGGCGGTGGAGGTGCACGACCCTACCCATATGGACGTGACCGCACGGGTGGGGATCGGCCCGGTGCGGGGTAATTTCAAGTTCAAGATCGAACTGCAACCCGATCCGGCCAACCACCGCATGGGGGTAAAGATCAGTGGAGGCGGGTTGGGCAGCGTAGTAGACCTCACGGCTCACGCCGACCTAAAGGAACAGGGGAGTAACACCCTGCTCGACTGGAGCGGTGAGGCGGTGGTGCGCGGCCCGGTGGCGACGGTAGGGGGGCGGGTACTCGATGCCCAGGCCCAAAAGCTCATCAGCCAAACCTTCGCCAACGTGAAGACGGTAGCTGTGGAAAGCGCTTCGCGAACCACGTAA
- the nusG gene encoding transcription termination/antitermination protein NusG → MSIEWYAVHTYVGYEDKVKANLEKRVAALNMGNLIYQVLIPTEEVVEHRDGGKKDVVRRKLFPGYVFVQMDMGDDPAEVNEAWEAVRNTPGVTGFVGTATRPVPLTPDEVQHILEVSGLAGKKEAPKPQVSFKEGDVVRVVSGPFADFTGVVGEVNLERQKVKVLVSIFGRETPVELDFAQVVRA, encoded by the coding sequence ATGAGCATCGAATGGTACGCCGTCCACACCTACGTAGGGTACGAGGACAAGGTCAAGGCCAACCTCGAGAAGCGGGTTGCCGCCCTTAATATGGGGAATTTGATCTACCAGGTCCTGATTCCCACCGAAGAGGTGGTTGAGCACCGCGACGGCGGCAAGAAAGACGTGGTGCGCCGCAAGCTTTTCCCCGGCTACGTCTTCGTGCAGATGGACATGGGGGATGACCCCGCCGAGGTCAACGAGGCCTGGGAAGCAGTCCGGAATACCCCCGGTGTGACCGGTTTCGTTGGCACCGCTACTCGCCCGGTTCCGCTCACCCCCGACGAAGTGCAGCACATCCTCGAGGTCAGTGGGTTAGCCGGGAAGAAAGAAGCCCCCAAACCGCAGGTCTCCTTCAAGGAGGGCGACGTGGTGCGGGTGGTAAGCGGTCCCTTTGCGGACTTCACCGGGGTGGTAGGCGAGGTCAACCTCGAACGCCAGAAGGTCAAGGTGCTGGTCAGTATCTTTGGGCGTGAGACCCCGGTGGAGCTCGACTTCGCCCAGGTCGTTCGCGCCTAA
- the rpmG gene encoding 50S ribosomal protein L33, with protein sequence MASDVRIKLLLECTECKRRNYATEKNRRNSTGKLELRKYCPWDKKHTVHKEVKV encoded by the coding sequence ATGGCTAGCGATGTCCGCATCAAGCTTCTGCTCGAGTGCACTGAGTGCAAGCGTCGCAACTACGCCACCGAGAAGAACCGGCGCAACAGTACCGGTAAGCTCGAGTTGCGTAAATACTGCCCCTGGGACAAGAAGCATACCGTCCATAAGGAAGTCAAAGTCTAA
- a CDS encoding MBL fold metallo-hydrolase RNA specificity domain-containing protein gives MRITPYGAAQTVTGSCHLVETFSKGGYKLILDCGAYQGAEDDRNAQPFGFEPNTVNAVVISHAHHDHIGRLPILIRRGYRGQIYLSEPTLRFLPVILEDSLRLMTEEHERGERSGRKIPELLWDQADLNELYQRLEPVPLHQELAFGPFTLRLRGAGHLPGSAFIEVREGKQCLIFSGDLGNRSKEVLPDPEDPPSADLVLCEGTYGDRPHRPFDETIAEFAQVLGEHLSQGGKVFIPSFALERAQEVLYHLRELEQQNKIPSVPVYVDSPMADKISEIYPQVKRYFSPEVQALYDQGIDPFRPRQLRHTHTVDESKALGDLSGPLVIVAGNGMLSGGRILHHLRYGLSDPKNALVITGYQPRGGLGRILLEGAERVRMFGEEVRVKAQTYTLGGFSGHAGQDELLDWLKGENRVALVHGEPEKLQTLARALGSRGQTAQVAEWGKPIEV, from the coding sequence ATGCGCATCACCCCTTACGGCGCGGCTCAGACCGTTACCGGAAGCTGTCATCTGGTCGAGACGTTTTCAAAGGGTGGGTACAAACTGATCTTGGACTGCGGTGCCTATCAGGGTGCTGAGGACGACCGCAACGCCCAACCTTTCGGCTTCGAGCCCAATACTGTAAATGCGGTGGTGATCTCCCATGCCCACCACGACCACATTGGGCGGCTCCCGATCCTCATCCGGCGGGGCTACCGCGGCCAAATTTACCTCAGCGAGCCTACCTTGCGGTTTCTGCCGGTGATCCTGGAAGACTCTTTGCGGTTGATGACCGAGGAGCACGAAAGAGGGGAGCGTTCGGGAAGAAAGATCCCCGAGTTGCTGTGGGATCAAGCGGACCTGAACGAGCTTTATCAACGGCTCGAGCCGGTTCCGCTCCATCAGGAATTGGCCTTTGGCCCCTTCACCCTGCGGCTGCGGGGGGCTGGGCATCTTCCGGGGAGCGCCTTCATCGAAGTGCGGGAGGGAAAGCAATGTCTGATCTTTTCAGGGGATCTGGGCAACCGCAGCAAGGAGGTCCTCCCCGATCCCGAAGACCCCCCTTCCGCCGACTTAGTACTGTGCGAAGGTACTTACGGCGATCGCCCCCACCGCCCCTTCGATGAGACCATCGCCGAGTTCGCCCAGGTTCTGGGCGAACATCTAAGCCAAGGAGGTAAGGTCTTTATCCCCAGCTTCGCCCTCGAGCGCGCCCAGGAAGTGCTGTATCACCTGCGGGAACTCGAGCAGCAAAACAAAATCCCCAGCGTGCCGGTCTATGTGGACTCCCCCATGGCCGACAAGATCAGCGAGATCTACCCACAGGTCAAGCGCTACTTCAGCCCTGAGGTGCAAGCGCTCTACGACCAGGGCATCGACCCCTTCCGCCCCCGGCAGCTGCGCCACACCCACACCGTAGACGAATCCAAGGCCCTAGGTGACCTATCCGGCCCCTTGGTGATCGTGGCTGGGAACGGGATGCTTTCGGGCGGACGTATCCTCCATCATCTGCGCTACGGGCTTTCTGACCCTAAAAACGCCCTGGTGATCACCGGCTACCAGCCTCGAGGTGGCCTGGGGCGGATCCTGCTCGAGGGAGCCGAGCGGGTGCGGATGTTCGGCGAAGAGGTGCGGGTGAAGGCCCAGACCTACACCCTGGGCGGTTTCTCGGGACACGCTGGGCAAGACGAGCTGCTCGATTGGCTCAAAGGGGAGAACCGGGTAGCCCTGGTTCACGGCGAACCCGAGAAACTGCAAACCCTGGCCCGAGCCCTGGGTTCTCGCGGCCAAACCGCACAAGTGGCAGAGTGGGGAAAGCCCATCGAGGTTTAG